The following are encoded in a window of Astyanax mexicanus isolate ESR-SI-001 chromosome 6, AstMex3_surface, whole genome shotgun sequence genomic DNA:
- the klhl38b gene encoding kelch-like protein 38, with protein sequence MCYKLAETSIDGPITEVLHYKDKELMEALPLQLNNLRKEQILTDVVLCSDGKEIPCHRNVLVSSSPYFYAMFCSNFRESQQSCVDVKDVPFEILSSIVDYVYTGSISISMELVLPLMQAAAMLQYVRLFEACSTFLQAQLSPDNCLSMIRLSEILHCVSLQEKARELAVRSFSDVASSEDFCELSLHELVGYLEDDQLCAEEEQVFEILLTWIHHDPFARRGSIHDLFRRVRLRHVHPSYLFQFIANDPLVQSSSLCTEIIESVRRLLFSVGSCCPGDLQPLWETPRRHTCKEALVVVGGRKNNERTSREAMLFDEQTQRWQWLAKLPVRLYRASYVCMHSILYVLGGLTIRSGGGTVPSTTVYTLSLKTNQWRMAEPMLTPRFAHQSISYLHFIFVIGGITDDGQISNGVERYNTMFNQWELMSPMPTAVQHPAVAAHNQRIYVFGGEDAMQNPVRMIQVYHIGRNLWCRMENRTVKNVCAPAAVIDNKIYIIGGYTRRVVAYDIKANQFIKCKNMKERRMHHSATVINSELYVTGGRYINGQDVIEDLDSVDCYNPETDTWMSKGNLPFKLFDHGAVPLVYVSDKHLPT encoded by the exons ATGTGCTACAAGTTGGCTGAGACCAG CATCGATGGACCCATAACAGAAGTCCTGCACTACAAAGACAAAGAGCTGATGGAAGCGCTGCCCTTACAACTGAACAACCTGAGAAAGGAGCAGATCCTCACAGACGTTGTCCTCTGTTCGGACGGCAAGGAGATTCCCTGCCACAGGAACGTTCTGGTGTCCAGCAGTCCTTACTTCTACGCTATGTTCTGCAGCAACTTTCGAGAGAGCCAACAGTCCTGTGTGGACGTGAAGGATGTTCCCTTTGAGATCTTGAGTAGCATTGTGGACTACGTCTACACAGGAAGCATCAGTATCAGCATGGAGCTGGTTCTCCCGTTGATGCAAGCCGCTGCTATGCTACAGTACGTAAGACTTTTTGAAGCCTGCTCGACGTTCCTTCAAGCCCAGCTTAGTCCGGACAACTGCCTGAGCATGATCCGCCTCTCTGAGATCCTGCACTGTGTCAGTCTTCAGGAAAAAGCCAGAGAATTGGCTGTGAGAAGCTTCTCGGACGTTGCGTCTTCGGAGGACTTCTGTGAGCTTTCCCTGCATGAGCTAGTCGGCTACCTGGAGGACGACCAGTTGTGTGCCGAGGAGGAGCAGGTGTTTGAGATCCTCCTGACCTGGATCCATCATGATCCGTTCGCCCGGCGAGGTAGCATCCATGATCTGTTCCGACGGGTGAGGCTGCGACACGTCCATCCATCCTACCTCTTCCAGTTTATTGCTAACGACCCTTTGGTGCAGTCCTCTTCCCTGTGTACTGAGATCATTGAATCAGTTCGACGGCTTCTCTTTTCCGTTGGCTCCTGTTGCCCAGGTGATCTGCAGCCACTTTGGGAAACTCCACGCCGCCATACCTGCAAAGAAGCTTTAGTGGTCGTAGGTGGTCGGAAGAACAACGAGCGCACATCCCGTGAGGCAATGCTCTTCGACGAACAGACGCAAAGATGGCAGTGGCTTGCCAAGCTCCCTGTACGCCTCTACCGTGCCTCCTACGTCTGCATGCACAGCATCCTCTACGTTTTAGGAGGTCTCACCATAAGATCAGGAGGAGGAACGGTGCCTAGCACCACAGTTTACACTCTCTCCCTCAAAACCAACCAGTGGAGAATGGCCGAACCCATGCTGACTCCTCGATTTGCCCATCAGAGCATCTCCTATCTGCATTTTATCTTCGTCATAGGTGGGATTACAGATGATGGACAGATCTCTAACGGCGTAGAGAGATACAACACCATGTTCAACCAATGGGAACTTATGTCTCCAATGCCAACCGCAGTCCAGCACCCTGCAGTGGCTGCACATAACCAGAGAATCTACGTGTTTGGAGGGGAAGATGCCATGCAAAACCCAGTACGAATGATACAG GTCTACCACATTGGAAGGAATCTCTGGTGCAGAATGGAGAACAGGACGGTGAAGAACGTCTGCGCCCCTGCTGCTGTTATTGACAACAAAATCTACATCATTGGAG GTTACACAAGACGAGTGGTGGCCTATGACATTAAAGCTAACCAGTTTATTAAATGCAAGAATATGAAAGAGAGAAGAATGCATCACTCAGCCACGGTCATCAACAGCGAGCTGTACGTCACTGGAGGACGATACATCAACGGCCAGGACGTCATCGAGGACCTGGACAGTGTCGACTGCTACAACCCAGAAACAGATACGTGGATGTCGAAGGGAAATCTGCCTTTCAAGCTGTTTGATCATGGCGCTGTTCCTTTGGTCTATGTCTCTGATAAACATCTTCCCACATGA